The following are from one region of the Paenibacillus antri genome:
- a CDS encoding MFS transporter, translating to MESWKRTMWILWFGVLLCSASYTMSVPFLPLFLFELGVSEKDVNWWAGVVHSSAFFVGAIMAPLWGSVADKYGRKKMVLRAGFSLALIYALIGFVHTPWELVVVRLLHGFVGGFVPASMAIVSSVAPKEKMGWSLGMMQAGTMSGGILGPVIGGLLAEWFGMRMSFVAAGTLIFAATSAVLFTVREGRPAEPSKRSSVRADLANVFRQKALLSMLLLLVAFQMTYNMIQPLLTLHIADLQGSVEDAALTSGFVFALIGIAGIVASPFWGRTGERLGYPKVLTVCFAGSAVAIASQFFITELWLFTLIQFCFGLFMAGIVPSVNTLMVRSTPDDFRGRSFGLTASANQSGSMIGPLLGGGLGAFLSFQWIFVTAGLLYAALGAIVWFSSGKGGREDAVPMKIERRSM from the coding sequence ATGGAATCTTGGAAGCGTACGATGTGGATTTTATGGTTCGGCGTGCTGTTGTGCAGCGCGAGCTATACGATGTCGGTGCCGTTCCTGCCGCTGTTTCTGTTCGAGCTCGGCGTATCGGAGAAGGACGTCAATTGGTGGGCGGGCGTCGTGCACTCGTCCGCGTTCTTCGTCGGCGCGATCATGGCTCCGTTGTGGGGTTCGGTCGCCGACAAGTACGGGCGGAAGAAGATGGTGCTGCGCGCGGGCTTCTCGTTGGCGCTCATCTATGCGCTTATCGGGTTCGTGCATACCCCGTGGGAGCTGGTCGTCGTTCGGCTGCTGCACGGCTTCGTCGGCGGCTTCGTGCCGGCGTCGATGGCGATCGTCTCGAGCGTGGCGCCGAAGGAAAAGATGGGATGGAGCCTCGGCATGATGCAGGCCGGAACGATGAGCGGCGGCATTCTGGGGCCGGTAATCGGCGGGCTGCTCGCCGAATGGTTCGGAATGCGAATGTCGTTCGTTGCGGCAGGCACGCTTATCTTCGCGGCGACGTCCGCGGTGCTGTTCACCGTTCGCGAAGGGCGGCCGGCGGAGCCGTCGAAGCGTTCGTCGGTCCGAGCCGATCTAGCGAACGTGTTTCGCCAGAAGGCGCTGCTGTCGATGCTGCTGCTGTTGGTCGCGTTCCAGATGACGTATAACATGATTCAACCGCTGCTCACGCTTCATATCGCGGACTTGCAGGGCAGCGTCGAGGACGCCGCGCTCACGTCGGGTTTCGTCTTCGCGTTGATCGGCATCGCCGGTATCGTCGCCTCGCCGTTCTGGGGTAGAACCGGGGAGAGATTGGGATATCCGAAGGTGCTGACCGTTTGTTTCGCGGGTTCGGCGGTCGCGATCGCTTCGCAATTTTTCATTACGGAATTATGGCTTTTTACTCTTATACAATTCTGCTTCGGTCTGTTTATGGCCGGCATCGTGCCGTCCGTGAATACGTTAATGGTACGCAGTACACCGGACGACTTCCGAGGGCGGTCGTTCGGTTTGACGGCGAGCGCCAACCAGTCGGGCTCGATGATCGGCCCGCTGCTCGGCGGCGGACTCGGCGCGTTCCTCTCGTTCCAATGGATTTTCGTGACGGCCGGGCTGCTGTACGCGGCGCTCGGAGCGATCGTCTGGTTTTCGTCCGGGAAGGGAGGACGGGAAGACGCGGTGCCGATGAAAATCGAACGGCGTTCGATGTAA
- a CDS encoding sugar phosphate isomerase/epimerase family protein, whose translation MKLGLSSYSLHRDISSGKLSILDAPRWIKEQGGEHIEIVPISFSLVDDPGLIDDIRRAASDAGIDISNYAVGANFAVDDEADYRRVIEETKAHVDVANRLGVKLMRHDVASRPPAEATIQRFEADLPKLVAACREVADYAAQFGITTSVENHGFYIQASDRVQRLVSAVDRPNFKTTLDVGNFMCVDENPLVAVKKNLPIASMVHLKDFYLRPANSGFGEGWFRSAGGDYLRGAIAGHGDLPLEAILKEVKASGYAGYISLEFEGMEDCQLGSRLGLQQVRSIWERI comes from the coding sequence ATGAAACTGGGACTTAGCAGTTACAGCTTGCACCGCGACATCAGCAGCGGGAAGCTTTCGATTCTCGACGCGCCTCGGTGGATTAAGGAGCAAGGCGGAGAACACATCGAAATCGTTCCGATCAGCTTCTCGCTCGTCGACGATCCGGGCCTCATCGACGATATCCGTCGCGCGGCGAGCGATGCCGGCATTGACATTTCGAATTACGCGGTCGGCGCCAACTTCGCGGTCGACGACGAGGCGGACTACCGTCGCGTAATCGAGGAGACGAAAGCGCATGTCGACGTCGCGAATCGCTTGGGCGTAAAGCTGATGCGGCACGACGTCGCGTCCCGGCCGCCGGCCGAGGCGACGATCCAGCGATTCGAGGCGGATTTGCCGAAGCTCGTCGCGGCGTGCCGCGAAGTAGCCGATTACGCGGCGCAGTTCGGCATTACGACGAGCGTCGAGAACCACGGCTTCTACATTCAAGCGTCCGACCGCGTGCAGCGGCTCGTCTCGGCCGTCGATCGGCCGAACTTCAAGACGACGCTCGACGTCGGCAACTTCATGTGCGTGGACGAGAATCCGCTCGTCGCCGTCAAGAAAAACTTGCCGATCGCTTCGATGGTGCATCTGAAAGACTTCTACTTACGTCCGGCGAATTCGGGCTTCGGGGAAGGGTGGTTCCGCTCGGCGGGCGGCGACTACTTGCGCGGCGCGATCGCCGGTCACGGCGATCTCCCGCTCGAGGCGATCTTGAAGGAAGTCAAAGCGTCGGGGTATGCCGGTTACATCTCCCTGGAGTTCGAGGGAATGGAAGACTGTCAGCTCGGCTCGAGGCTGGGGCTGCAGCAAGTGCGGTCGATTTGGGAACGAATCTAG
- a CDS encoding ABC transporter permease gives MEHPGTKPYPRRPQSSIGARLAATWKHMKRDRQLLLLFIPCILFYLIFRYGPLYGLIISFKDYSVFQGIIDSPWVGFKHFEKFFSSPDFLQLFGNTLALGFYSLIFGFPFPIILAIMLNEVRVAAFKKSIQTLSYLPAFLSVVIISSMIIDFLSPSNGIINRVIAWFGFEKIYFLIEASWFRPVYVISDIWASVGYEAIVFLAAVAGISPTLYEAARVDGASRWQVMRHITLPGLMPTIVIMFILKTGSMIRVGYEKVLLLYNPTTYDVADVFSTFVYRKGLLEANYSYAAAVGMFEAVVAMVMLLGANFISRRMGGSGLW, from the coding sequence ATGGAGCACCCCGGGACGAAGCCTTATCCGCGTCGACCGCAATCCTCTATCGGCGCAAGGCTGGCAGCAACGTGGAAACATATGAAGCGGGATCGGCAGCTTCTGCTCCTCTTTATTCCGTGCATTTTGTTTTATCTCATTTTCCGGTACGGTCCGTTATACGGCTTGATCATTTCGTTTAAAGATTACAGCGTATTCCAAGGCATTATCGACAGTCCGTGGGTCGGGTTTAAACACTTCGAGAAGTTCTTCTCGAGTCCGGACTTCTTGCAGCTGTTCGGCAACACGCTCGCGCTCGGGTTTTACTCGCTCATTTTCGGTTTCCCGTTTCCGATCATTCTCGCCATCATGCTGAACGAAGTACGGGTCGCGGCGTTCAAGAAGTCGATCCAGACGCTCAGCTATTTGCCGGCGTTCTTATCCGTCGTGATCATCAGCAGTATGATCATCGACTTCTTGTCCCCGTCGAACGGAATTATTAACCGCGTCATCGCGTGGTTCGGGTTCGAGAAGATTTACTTCCTGATCGAAGCGTCCTGGTTCCGTCCGGTCTACGTCATCTCCGACATCTGGGCGAGCGTCGGTTACGAGGCGATCGTGTTTCTTGCCGCCGTCGCGGGGATCAGTCCGACGTTATACGAAGCGGCGAGAGTCGACGGCGCCAGCCGTTGGCAGGTCATGCGCCATATTACGCTGCCCGGCTTAATGCCGACGATCGTCATCATGTTCATCTTGAAGACGGGGTCGATGATTCGCGTCGGGTACGAGAAGGTATTGCTGTTGTACAATCCTACCACATACGATGTAGCGGACGTGTTTTCGACCTTCGTCTATCGTAAAGGATTGCTAGAGGCGAATTATAGCTACGCCGCGGCCGTCGGCATGTTCGAAGCCGTCGTCGCGATGGTCATGCTGCTCGGCGCGAACTTCATCAGCCGTCGGATGGGAGGGAGCGGGTTATGGTAG
- a CDS encoding extracellular solute-binding protein encodes MNRKHLNGALVLTLLTSILAACSGGASEPEPAAETPAAEQPAAETPAAEEDTSSQYGDTGGIKLPIVDEPTTLTWMLVSENPANDKLIAKEIEKRTGITLDLQTYSSTTYQDRLRVVVASGQLPDIFHGLPFAELKKIGQQGAVVPINDYADMLPNFKKLYIDENPWVVKSYGDEAGKLYSWPIYNMNRDVNHGWMYRKDIFDKLGIPEWTNTDEFYEAMKKVKEAYPDSFPIASKTKDGIFRDWGYGWGVSGASYPMYYDEAAKTWKFAPSQAEFKEMLDFMKKLYNEGLLDPEFLTDTPDSWTAKLTTDKAFVTWDWIGRLDLFYNQVKDQYPTYDMRYANPVGPTGNVRTLPKIDVNFGITVANNDKKEIALKLLDYLTSPSGAALVTLGVEGETFNFDADGKPVYPELADVPLVDIKVLEDKYGLWLEGMYLNPDRRSVYYNYTEKEQEAQDKIVSQNKFEALDPVLNFTDDENATIAELQVTLMKEAAEFSAKYILDKAYGDAQWSEWQQNAEKAGAGQLTDVFNAAQARFESQ; translated from the coding sequence ATGAATCGCAAGCATCTGAATGGCGCACTCGTATTAACATTGTTGACTTCGATCCTGGCTGCCTGCAGCGGCGGCGCGTCCGAACCGGAGCCGGCAGCGGAAACGCCTGCAGCGGAACAACCCGCGGCGGAGACGCCGGCGGCCGAAGAAGACACATCCTCGCAATATGGGGATACGGGAGGCATCAAGCTTCCGATCGTCGACGAGCCGACGACGCTCACTTGGATGTTGGTCAGCGAAAATCCGGCCAACGATAAGCTGATCGCGAAAGAAATCGAGAAGCGCACGGGCATTACGCTCGATCTTCAAACATACTCCAGCACGACGTACCAAGACCGCTTGCGTGTCGTCGTCGCTTCCGGCCAGCTGCCGGACATCTTCCACGGCCTTCCGTTCGCGGAGCTGAAGAAGATCGGCCAACAAGGCGCGGTCGTCCCGATTAACGACTACGCGGACATGCTGCCGAACTTTAAGAAGCTTTATATCGATGAAAATCCGTGGGTCGTGAAATCGTACGGCGACGAAGCGGGCAAGCTGTATTCCTGGCCGATCTACAACATGAACCGCGACGTAAACCACGGCTGGATGTACCGCAAGGACATCTTCGATAAGCTCGGAATTCCGGAGTGGACGAACACGGATGAGTTCTATGAAGCAATGAAGAAAGTCAAAGAAGCGTACCCGGACTCGTTCCCGATCGCTTCCAAGACGAAGGACGGCATCTTCCGCGATTGGGGCTACGGCTGGGGCGTCAGCGGCGCGAGCTACCCGATGTACTACGACGAAGCCGCCAAGACGTGGAAGTTCGCGCCGTCGCAAGCAGAGTTCAAGGAAATGCTCGACTTCATGAAGAAGCTGTACAACGAAGGCCTGCTCGATCCGGAATTCTTGACGGATACGCCGGACTCCTGGACCGCGAAGCTGACGACGGACAAGGCGTTCGTCACGTGGGACTGGATCGGCCGTCTCGACTTGTTCTACAACCAAGTGAAAGACCAATATCCGACGTACGATATGCGCTACGCGAACCCGGTCGGTCCGACGGGCAACGTGCGCACGCTTCCGAAGATCGACGTCAACTTCGGCATCACGGTCGCGAACAACGACAAGAAAGAAATCGCTTTGAAGCTGCTCGACTACCTTACCAGCCCGTCCGGCGCGGCGCTCGTCACGCTCGGCGTGGAAGGCGAGACGTTCAACTTCGACGCTGACGGCAAGCCGGTCTATCCGGAGCTCGCCGACGTGCCGCTCGTCGACATCAAGGTGTTGGAAGACAAGTACGGTCTGTGGCTCGAAGGCATGTATCTGAATCCCGACCGCCGCAGCGTGTACTACAACTACACGGAGAAAGAGCAAGAAGCGCAAGATAAGATCGTATCGCAAAACAAATTCGAAGCTTTGGATCCGGTCCTGAACTTCACCGACGACGAGAACGCGACGATCGCGGAGCTTCAAGTCACGTTGATGAAAGAAGCCGCCGAGTTCAGCGCGAAGTACATCCTTGACAAAGCATACGGCGACGCGCAATGGAGCGAATGGCAGCAGAACGCGGAGAAGGCGGGCGCAGGCCAGCTGACGGACGTATTCAACGCGGCGCAAGCGCGTTTCGAATCGCAATAA
- a CDS encoding GNAT family N-acetyltransferase, protein MPDMLVKLYELPEVPSEAAYASQSGVTVRRAIAPEKHVVTKWIGEHFGPGWVSEAEAAFARSPVSCFIAAQDGKLIGFSCYDATMRGFFGPTGVDPEERGRGVGKMLFLYAMQAMRSEGYGYAIIGGAGPTEFYAKTAGAVAIPDSSPGIYKGMLKL, encoded by the coding sequence ATGCCGGATATGCTGGTAAAGCTGTACGAGCTGCCGGAAGTCCCGTCCGAGGCGGCGTACGCTTCGCAGAGCGGCGTTACCGTTCGCCGGGCGATCGCGCCGGAGAAGCATGTCGTAACGAAGTGGATCGGAGAGCACTTCGGCCCGGGCTGGGTCAGCGAAGCGGAAGCCGCTTTCGCGAGAAGCCCGGTATCGTGCTTCATCGCGGCGCAGGACGGGAAGCTGATCGGGTTTTCCTGTTACGACGCGACGATGAGGGGGTTCTTCGGCCCGACGGGCGTCGACCCGGAAGAACGCGGGCGCGGGGTGGGGAAGATGCTCTTCCTCTACGCGATGCAAGCGATGCGGTCCGAAGGGTATGGGTATGCGATCATCGGCGGGGCCGGACCTACCGAGTTTTACGCGAAGACGGCGGGCGCGGTAGCCATCCCCGACTCGTCGCCAGGGATTTACAAGGGCATGTTGAAATTATAA
- a CDS encoding sugar phosphate isomerase/epimerase family protein — MALTNKIGVIVDSFGVGVREGLRKAKDVGAEGVQIYAVKGEMDPDVLVGPARQELKKYIADLGLEISALCGDLGGHGFQDAAANPEKVEKSKRIMDLAVELGTNIVTTHIGIVPEDKNGPVYDAMQTACEELSRYANSLGAYFAIETGPETAAHLKSFLDTLSGKGVSVNFDPANMVMVTGDDPVQGVKLLKDYIVHTHVKDGVRHRVVDPRVVYGSLETEGMEHDKIAALLAEGKIFEELPLGEGKVDFDAYFRALQEIGYQGYLTIEREVGADPEADIRKAVQFIRAYR; from the coding sequence ATGGCATTGACGAATAAAATCGGCGTTATCGTCGACAGCTTCGGCGTCGGCGTGCGCGAAGGCTTGCGGAAGGCGAAGGACGTCGGCGCGGAAGGCGTACAAATCTACGCCGTGAAGGGCGAGATGGACCCCGACGTATTGGTCGGACCGGCGCGTCAAGAGCTAAAGAAATACATCGCGGATCTCGGTCTCGAAATTTCCGCTTTGTGCGGCGACTTGGGCGGCCACGGCTTCCAAGACGCGGCGGCGAATCCGGAGAAGGTGGAGAAGTCGAAGCGAATCATGGATTTGGCCGTCGAGCTCGGAACGAATATCGTGACGACGCATATCGGCATCGTGCCGGAGGACAAGAACGGGCCGGTCTACGACGCGATGCAGACGGCTTGCGAGGAGCTGAGCCGGTACGCGAACAGTCTGGGCGCGTACTTCGCGATCGAGACGGGGCCGGAGACGGCGGCGCATCTGAAGTCGTTCTTAGACACGCTGAGCGGCAAGGGCGTCTCGGTTAACTTCGACCCTGCGAACATGGTCATGGTAACGGGCGACGATCCGGTACAAGGCGTGAAGTTGTTGAAGGATTATATCGTCCATACGCATGTGAAAGACGGCGTGCGCCATCGCGTCGTCGACCCGCGAGTCGTCTACGGCAGCTTGGAAACCGAAGGTATGGAGCATGACAAGATCGCGGCGCTGCTCGCCGAAGGGAAAATCTTCGAGGAGCTGCCGCTCGGCGAAGGCAAAGTCGACTTCGACGCGTATTTCCGCGCGCTGCAGGAGATCGGATATCAAGGGTACCTTACGATCGAACGCGAAGTCGGCGCCGATCCTGAAGCCGACATTCGCAAGGCGGTTCAATTCATTCGGGCGTATCGCTAA
- a CDS encoding Gfo/Idh/MocA family protein: protein MAKLKIGVIGAGSISDVHFQSYENHPDVEIYAICDLNEERAKAKAARYGATKTFTDYRELLALPEIHGVSVCTWNNTHAPIAIAALDAGKHVLVEKPLCKTVEEALEVEKAVARSGKLLQVGFVRRYASNTQTLKKFVDDGEFGEIYYAKASCLRRLGNPGGWFSDVERSGGGPLIDLGVHVIDICWYLMGRPKVVSVSGNAYNKLGNRNNVQGLSFYKAADYDASKNTVEDLANALIRFENGASLMVDVSFTLHAKKDELYVKLFGEKGGAELEPELQLVLERHNTILNATPQVDNLSFDFKDAFQQEINRFISASLGEKATLSPVQDGVEMMKILCAIYESAASGKEIRFDT from the coding sequence ATGGCAAAGCTGAAAATCGGCGTCATCGGCGCCGGGTCCATCTCGGACGTGCATTTCCAATCTTACGAAAACCATCCGGACGTCGAAATTTACGCGATTTGCGACTTGAACGAGGAGCGCGCGAAAGCGAAAGCGGCCCGTTACGGAGCGACGAAGACGTTCACGGATTACCGCGAGCTGCTCGCGCTGCCGGAGATCCACGGCGTCAGCGTCTGCACTTGGAATAATACGCACGCTCCGATCGCGATCGCGGCGCTCGACGCGGGGAAGCATGTACTGGTAGAGAAGCCGCTCTGTAAGACCGTGGAAGAAGCATTGGAAGTCGAGAAGGCGGTCGCGCGCAGCGGCAAGCTGCTGCAAGTCGGCTTCGTGCGCCGGTATGCGTCGAACACGCAGACGTTGAAGAAATTCGTGGACGACGGCGAATTCGGAGAGATTTACTATGCGAAGGCGTCGTGCCTGCGCCGTCTCGGCAATCCGGGCGGATGGTTTTCCGACGTCGAACGTTCGGGCGGCGGGCCGCTGATCGATCTCGGCGTGCACGTCATCGACATCTGCTGGTATTTGATGGGACGTCCGAAGGTTGTGTCCGTCAGCGGCAACGCTTACAACAAGCTGGGCAATCGGAACAACGTACAAGGATTGTCGTTCTACAAGGCGGCGGATTACGACGCTTCCAAAAACACGGTCGAGGATTTGGCGAACGCGCTCATCCGATTCGAGAACGGCGCCTCGTTGATGGTCGACGTCAGCTTTACGCTGCACGCGAAGAAAGACGAGTTGTATGTGAAGCTGTTCGGAGAAAAGGGCGGCGCCGAGCTCGAGCCGGAGCTGCAGCTCGTGCTGGAACGGCACAATACGATCCTGAACGCAACGCCGCAGGTAGACAATCTCTCGTTCGACTTCAAGGACGCGTTCCAACAGGAAATCAACAGATTCATCTCCGCTTCGCTCGGGGAGAAAGCTACGCTCAGCCCCGTGCAAGACGGCGTCGAGATGATGAAGATCTTGTGCGCGATCTACGAGTCGGCCGCCAGCGGCAAGGAAATTCGATTCGATACCTAA
- a CDS encoding carbohydrate ABC transporter permease gives MVGQRKFTLFDAINALLLTALAISTVYPVLYILAVSLSDTALVTQGKVWLWPRGLNFNAYAEVLSDNRIPRAYLNTIFYTALGTFINLLFTAVAAYPLSQRGFIGRKYFMFMIVLTMFLNPGIIPNYMIVKELGLLDSVWALVIPNAIWTFELIILKSFYENMSTQIREAALIDGASEFRILFNMVIPLSKPALASIGLFYFMGHWNSFFLPMIYLTDQTMHPLQVVLRGMLIFSEGNNAGLVDAAALAPQALKNATIVLSMIPVLMIYPFAQKYFAKGVMLGSEKG, from the coding sequence ATGGTAGGTCAACGGAAATTTACGCTGTTCGACGCGATCAACGCGCTCTTGCTTACGGCGTTGGCGATTTCAACCGTATATCCGGTCCTATATATTCTGGCCGTTTCGCTCAGCGACACCGCGCTGGTGACGCAAGGCAAGGTTTGGCTTTGGCCTCGGGGGTTGAATTTCAACGCGTACGCCGAGGTGTTGTCCGACAATCGCATCCCGCGCGCGTATTTGAACACCATTTTCTACACCGCGCTCGGTACGTTCATCAACTTGCTGTTCACCGCCGTCGCGGCGTATCCGCTTTCGCAGCGTGGTTTTATCGGCCGAAAATACTTCATGTTCATGATCGTTCTGACGATGTTCCTCAATCCGGGCATCATTCCGAACTACATGATCGTGAAAGAGCTCGGTCTGCTCGATTCCGTCTGGGCGCTCGTCATTCCGAATGCGATCTGGACGTTCGAACTGATCATCTTGAAGAGCTTCTACGAAAACATGTCGACGCAAATTCGCGAAGCCGCGTTGATCGACGGCGCGTCGGAGTTCCGGATTTTGTTCAACATGGTCATTCCGTTATCGAAGCCGGCGCTCGCGTCGATCGGGTTGTTCTACTTCATGGGACATTGGAACAGCTTCTTCCTGCCGATGATTTACTTGACCGATCAGACGATGCATCCGCTGCAGGTCGTGTTGAGAGGCATGCTCATCTTCAGCGAAGGAAACAACGCGGGACTGGTCGATGCGGCCGCGCTCGCGCCGCAGGCGCTTAAGAACGCGACGATCGTCTTGTCGATGATTCCGGTTCTAATGATTTATCCGTTCGCCCAGAAATATTTTGCTAAAGGCGTAATGTTAGGCTCGGAGAAGGGATGA
- a CDS encoding helix-turn-helix transcriptional regulator — MKRIVTNAGLLQIFFALLLVITVMFVSNYIVYKNSISGIYDKVTQNNALIMRSIIQSFDNSFRTVNNVIHSVHGLRYDDSIQSDGRMKMSEIYMMQEQLASLLSNVDYLEDIIVFYDHSNLAVTSRGTSDLHTLFTSKYRHEVYDAEYWRSLTSTKHELKTFPAADYRVYSDGTQFKNKRLIAIVDGNKFRLSSKNIIMLVNVEALMKHVDQKAMLPGASLIVMDQARNILLSTEESFGLMEILNDVYFKAGNETSVTRENFEYNFYKSDYNAFIYIDKVPYQFQNIDSVNQANRIIMFTGILCALLLSGLLSIYLYKPVKRILQLFGEGHVKGNDFRKIHSGILRIQSENDSYRKQLELVDAEMRKVVFFQSLDAFPHTEEQDALLRRHYPDFFRKKYFIMLYLEAVPEQKDRLPFDSIEAFEARLRESLSSERMHAEVFHHGNLRFLAMIGLDQSSGRETLLRRLGHLVLRFEKELSNCALRGSVSRTYESQVSNCAKAYDDVLHASPYRKMKDAILLDVETIRYEWNVYFPFERVEKLSNLLLNGRRDEAVEIVRETLRENLERNVHRNQLRHVANAIFFSMLQVAEGNGNDRQALYRLELDFQRMVEGASGIADIEEALVRLAATVASQSQGEQRSKLNPSFISQYIDLHYMENLYLDHMAEVLETTPKYFSNYFKKTFGVNYVEYLNKVRLSHAKELLKDSSLTVAEIGEKTGYLNSSTFTTTFKKYYGISPSEYRKRQVS, encoded by the coding sequence ATGAAACGAATCGTTACCAATGCGGGTTTGCTGCAAATCTTCTTTGCGTTACTGCTCGTCATTACCGTAATGTTCGTATCCAACTACATCGTCTACAAAAACTCGATCTCCGGCATCTACGACAAGGTCACGCAAAACAACGCGCTCATCATGCGTTCGATCATCCAATCGTTCGACAACAGCTTCCGCACCGTGAACAACGTCATTCATTCCGTCCACGGACTGCGGTACGACGACTCGATTCAATCGGACGGACGCATGAAAATGAGCGAAATCTACATGATGCAGGAACAGCTCGCATCGCTTCTCTCCAACGTCGATTACCTCGAGGATATCATCGTATTTTACGATCACTCGAATCTCGCCGTCACGTCGAGAGGGACCAGCGATTTGCATACTCTGTTCACGAGCAAATACCGGCACGAAGTGTACGACGCGGAGTATTGGCGATCGTTAACGTCCACCAAGCACGAACTCAAGACGTTCCCGGCCGCCGATTATCGAGTGTACTCGGACGGGACCCAGTTTAAGAACAAGCGGCTCATCGCCATCGTAGACGGCAACAAGTTCCGGCTCTCGTCGAAGAACATCATCATGTTGGTGAACGTGGAAGCGCTCATGAAGCACGTCGATCAGAAGGCGATGCTTCCCGGCGCCTCTTTGATCGTAATGGACCAAGCTCGAAATATTCTCCTTAGCACCGAGGAAAGCTTCGGTTTAATGGAAATTTTGAACGACGTATACTTCAAAGCCGGCAACGAAACGAGCGTAACGAGGGAAAATTTCGAATATAACTTCTATAAGTCCGATTACAATGCATTCATTTATATCGATAAAGTGCCGTATCAGTTCCAAAACATCGACTCGGTCAATCAAGCGAACCGAATCATTATGTTCACTGGAATTTTATGCGCTTTATTGCTGTCCGGCTTGCTGAGTATTTACTTATATAAGCCGGTGAAGCGGATTTTGCAATTGTTCGGCGAAGGGCATGTGAAAGGGAACGACTTCCGGAAAATTCACAGCGGCATCTTACGGATTCAGTCGGAAAACGACTCCTACCGGAAGCAGCTCGAGCTGGTGGACGCCGAAATGCGGAAGGTCGTCTTCTTCCAGTCGCTGGACGCTTTCCCGCATACCGAAGAACAGGACGCGCTATTGCGGCGTCATTATCCCGATTTCTTCCGGAAGAAGTATTTCATCATGCTTTACCTCGAAGCCGTTCCCGAACAGAAGGACCGGCTGCCGTTCGATTCGATCGAGGCGTTCGAAGCGCGGCTGCGCGAGTCGCTGAGCAGCGAACGGATGCATGCGGAAGTGTTCCACCATGGGAATTTGCGATTCCTCGCGATGATCGGGCTCGACCAATCGTCCGGAAGAGAGACGCTGCTACGCCGACTCGGCCATCTGGTCCTGCGATTCGAGAAGGAGCTGTCGAACTGCGCGCTCCGCGGCAGCGTAAGCCGAACGTACGAATCGCAAGTGTCGAACTGCGCGAAGGCGTACGACGATGTTCTCCATGCGTCGCCGTACCGCAAGATGAAGGATGCCATCCTGCTGGACGTCGAGACGATCCGTTACGAGTGGAACGTTTACTTTCCGTTCGAGCGCGTGGAGAAGCTGTCGAATCTGCTGCTGAACGGACGCCGGGACGAAGCGGTGGAGATCGTTCGGGAGACGCTTCGGGAAAACTTGGAGCGCAACGTGCACCGGAATCAGCTGCGGCACGTCGCGAACGCGATTTTCTTCTCGATGCTGCAAGTCGCCGAAGGGAATGGGAACGACCGCCAAGCGCTGTATCGGCTCGAGCTCGATTTCCAACGGATGGTCGAAGGGGCTTCCGGCATTGCGGACATCGAAGAGGCGCTCGTGCGTCTCGCCGCCACGGTAGCGAGCCAGAGCCAGGGCGAGCAGCGAAGCAAGCTGAATCCGTCGTTCATATCGCAGTACATCGATCTTCATTATATGGAGAATTTGTATTTAGATCATATGGCCGAAGTGCTCGAGACGACGCCGAAGTATTTTTCCAACTACTTCAAGAAGACGTTCGGCGTCAACTATGTCGAGTATTTGAACAAGGTCCGCTTGTCGCATGCGAAAGAATTGTTGAAGGACTCGAGCTTGACGGTCGCCGAGATCGGGGAGAAGACCGGTTACTTGAACTCTTCGACGTTCACGACCACGTTCAAGAAGTATTACGGCATCTCGCCGAGCGAATACCGCAAGCGTCAAGTCAGTTAA